Sequence from the Thermincola ferriacetica genome:
GAATTTAATTCAACTACAGAAAGTCCTATTAATTCACGGCCTTTTCTTAATTTTTCCATAATCGCAAGTTACGGACCCTCCTCTGGTCGGCCGGTACGTTTATCCGGCTTCTGAACAGCAGTAGGATTAACAATGTCCAAACAACATAAGCTATAAACGGGAAGATAATTAATAGCACAGTGGCCGCCAAAGCCAGCAGGTCCATAAATGTTTCGGTTTTTTGTGTATCGCCTACTTTGAGTACTGTTGGAATTACTTTCATAACTGCCAAATAAGAAACCAAGGCCACGGCTCCGCCAAAAAGAAAACCGATAAACAGGGAAAACAAATTGACAAGACCCGCAAAAACTATTGCGCCGGCCAACACTCTGATAACAACTTTTATCCCTTCATAGCCAACAGCGCCTTCAGAAAACATGGCAGCATAAAAGTCCAAGATTAATGCCG
This genomic interval carries:
- a CDS encoding DUF4126 domain-containing protein, whose protein sequence is MRFYKRMFCFLQGHTNTEGWWQNIMGVLAELAMGLGLAGAAGIRARYPLLFLGLLTRYTDKVFLREPISFLGSWFILLLAVTALILDFYAAMFSEGAVGYEGIKVVIRVLAGAIVFAGLVNLFSLFIGFLFGGAVALVSYLAVMKVIPTVLKVGDTQKTETFMDLLALAATVLLIIFPFIAYVVWTLLILLLFRSRINVPADQRRVRNLRLWKN